The nucleotide sequence AGTGATTGCAGAAGCTGACCTAGTCTTTGCAATCGAATAGACATTTCGAGGTGGATATATGTTCAAAAAAGTTTTAGTTGCCAACCGTGGCGAAATCGCAGTGCAAATTATTCGCGCACTTCACGATATGGATATTGTTGCAGTTGCAGTTTATTCTAGTGCTGACCAGGATAGTTTATTTGTATCCTTGGCTGACGAGGCCGTAAAAATTGGTGGCCCGCAACCCAGTGAGTCATATTTAAACATGGCAGAAATCATTAGCGCTGCAAATCTGACCGGCTGTGAAGCAATTCATCCAGGATACGGATTCTTATCAGAAAATGCTGAATTTGCTGCTCTGTGTGAAGAGTGCCACATTAATTTTATCGGCCCAGACTCAGACATCATCACTTTGATGGGTGATAAGTCAAACGCTAGAATTGCTATGAAAAAAGCTGGGGTTCCAGTTATTCCAGGTAGTGACGGCGTGGTTAACGACGTGGCAACTGCTAAGCAAATTGCTGACGAAATTGGTTATCCAGTTTTGCTTAAATCAGCTGCTGGTGGTGGTGGCAAGGGAATTCGGGAAGTTGATGAGCCTGATGAGTTGGAATCAGCATTCTTATCTACTCAACAAGAAGCCCGAATCTCTTATGATGACGACGATATTTACGTTGAAAAGTTACTAACACATACTAAGCACATTGAAATGCAAGTAATTGCTGATAACTTTGGCGATGTTGTATATCTACCAGAGCGTGATTGCTCACTTCAACGAAATCACCAAAAGGTTATTGAAGAAAGTCCATGTACTTTGATCAGCCAAGAGGAACGCGAAATGCTCGGGGGGATTGTTACTAAGGCCACTAAGAGTCTTAAGTACACAAATACCGGCACGTTCGAGTTCCTTATGGATCAAGACCATAACTTCTACTTCATGGAAATGAACACCCGACTTCAGGTGGAACATACCGTGACCGAAGAGGTAACTGGGTTAGAATTGATCAAAGCCATGATTTTGGTCGCTAATGGCGACCGTTTGCCGTTTGCCCAGGCTGATGCGACGGTCAAGGGTTACGCAATCGAGTGCCGGTTAAATGCCGAGAATCCATATCAAGGATTTGCACCTCAACCAGGGAAAATTGATCACCTATACCTTCCAGTTGGAACGATGGGGGTTCGGTTTGATTCTGGTATCATTCAGGGCAGTTTCATCTCACCATTCTATGATTCGATGATCGCTAAGGTGATTGTTCATCTTGATAATCGCGAAATTGCCGTTAAGAAGATGAAACGCGTGCTATCTGAGTTGGAAATCGGCGGAGTAACTACCAACCAAGACTTTCTTGCAGAAATTATTCATAGTGATGGTTTTGCCGGCGGAAAGTTCGATACGAACTTTATTGAAGACGAAATCTTAGGAAACCGGAGGGTCACAAATGGAGCCAAGTAAGTTTAAAACTCCTAGCAATGAGATTCTTCGGAAGCGAATGGATGACATTCCTGACAACATTCTTAAGGAATGTCCAGTTTGTCATCAGGCGTTCTTTGCTAGTAAAGCAGGAGTTCTTAACGTTTGCCCTAACTGTGGATACGGTTTTCGAATTACAGCCAAGAAAAGAGCTACGATTACTTTTGATGCATTTGATGAAATCGATAGTGAACTAACCGTACCAAGCCGCTATCAAGATCCTAAGTACCTAAGTAAGATTGAAAAGTCCAAAAAGGTTACTGGAATCAATGAAAGTGTTCTGACTGGAATTGCGGAGATCAAGGATGTGAAGTTCGCTGCTGGTATCATGGATCCATTCTTTGTTATGGGAAGTTTAGGATCGATGACTGGTGAAAAGATGGCTCGCCTATTCAAACGAGCGACTAAAGATTCTCTTCCGGTGGTAATGTTTACTGCCTCTGGAGGTGCCAGGATGCAGGAAGGAATCATGTCATTGATGCAAATGGCAAAGGTTTCTTCTGCTGTTAGTGAACACGCCAAAGCTGGCCTGTTATATATCGTGGTTTTGTGCGATCCAACAACTGGTGGGGTAACCGCTAGTTTTGCAATGGACGGCGATATTATTTTGGCAGAACCTCACGCTTTAGTAGGTTTTGCTGGAAGAAGGGTAATTGAGCAAACAATTAGGCAAAAGCCCCCAGTTGATTTTCAACGAGCTGAGACCGTGCTTGAACATGGATTTATTGATGCAATCGTTGAAAGGCACAACATGAAAAGAACGTTGTACCAGTTGATCAAATTGCACGAACAATAGGAGATTAACAATGAAAAATGCAGCGTATGAAAAAGTAACTGCGGCAAGAAGCCAAAGTAAAATTTTAACCACGACCTTGGTTAAGCAACTGATAGATGGATTTTTTGAAATCCATGGTGATCGCGGCTATGCAGACGATCATGCGGTAATTGCAGGAATT is from Lentilactobacillus curieae and encodes:
- a CDS encoding acetyl-CoA carboxylase biotin carboxylase subunit — translated: MFKKVLVANRGEIAVQIIRALHDMDIVAVAVYSSADQDSLFVSLADEAVKIGGPQPSESYLNMAEIISAANLTGCEAIHPGYGFLSENAEFAALCEECHINFIGPDSDIITLMGDKSNARIAMKKAGVPVIPGSDGVVNDVATAKQIADEIGYPVLLKSAAGGGGKGIREVDEPDELESAFLSTQQEARISYDDDDIYVEKLLTHTKHIEMQVIADNFGDVVYLPERDCSLQRNHQKVIEESPCTLISQEEREMLGGIVTKATKSLKYTNTGTFEFLMDQDHNFYFMEMNTRLQVEHTVTEEVTGLELIKAMILVANGDRLPFAQADATVKGYAIECRLNAENPYQGFAPQPGKIDHLYLPVGTMGVRFDSGIIQGSFISPFYDSMIAKVIVHLDNREIAVKKMKRVLSELEIGGVTTNQDFLAEIIHSDGFAGGKFDTNFIEDEILGNRRVTNGAK
- a CDS encoding acetyl-CoA carboxylase carboxyltransferase subunit beta, whose amino-acid sequence is MEPSKFKTPSNEILRKRMDDIPDNILKECPVCHQAFFASKAGVLNVCPNCGYGFRITAKKRATITFDAFDEIDSELTVPSRYQDPKYLSKIEKSKKVTGINESVLTGIAEIKDVKFAAGIMDPFFVMGSLGSMTGEKMARLFKRATKDSLPVVMFTASGGARMQEGIMSLMQMAKVSSAVSEHAKAGLLYIVVLCDPTTGGVTASFAMDGDIILAEPHALVGFAGRRVIEQTIRQKPPVDFQRAETVLEHGFIDAIVERHNMKRTLYQLIKLHEQ